In the genome of Pseudomonas protegens, one region contains:
- the crp gene encoding cAMP-activated global transcriptional regulator CRP, translating to MVAIAPTPKIKNLDKLLMHCQRRRYQAKSNIICAGDASDSLYFIIKGSVTILIEDDDGREMIIAYLNAGDFFGELGLFEEAGQEQQRSAWVRAKVECEVAEISYAKFRELSQIDPDILYVLSGQIAQRLRNTTRKVGDLAFFDVTGRVARCLLELCKQPDAMTHPDGMQIKITRQEIGRIVGCSREMVGRVLKDLEERNLVHVKGKTMVVFGTR from the coding sequence ATGGTTGCTATTGCCCCTACCCCCAAGATCAAAAATCTCGACAAGCTGCTGATGCACTGTCAACGCCGCCGGTATCAGGCCAAGAGCAACATCATCTGCGCCGGCGATGCGTCAGACAGCCTGTACTTCATCATCAAGGGTTCGGTGACCATCCTCATCGAAGACGACGACGGCCGGGAGATGATCATTGCCTACCTCAACGCCGGGGACTTCTTCGGCGAGCTGGGGCTGTTCGAAGAAGCCGGGCAGGAGCAGCAACGCAGCGCCTGGGTGCGCGCCAAGGTGGAATGCGAAGTGGCGGAAATCAGCTATGCCAAGTTCCGCGAACTGTCGCAGATCGATCCGGACATTCTCTATGTACTGAGCGGGCAGATCGCCCAGCGCCTGCGCAACACCACGCGCAAGGTCGGCGATCTGGCGTTCTTCGATGTGACCGGACGGGTCGCCCGCTGCTTGCTGGAGCTGTGCAAGCAACCGGATGCCATGACCCATCCGGACGGCATGCAGATCAAGATCACCCGCCAGGAGATCGGTCGGATCGTCGGCTGTTCACGGGAAATGGTCGGTCGCGTCCTCAAGGATCTGGAAGAACGCAATCTGGTTCACGTCAAAGGCAAGACCATGGTGGTGTTCGGCACCCGCTAG
- the trpD gene encoding anthranilate phosphoribosyltransferase translates to MDIKTALSRIVGHLDLSTDEMRDVMREIMTGQCTDAQIGAFMMAMRMKSESIDEIVGAVSVMRELADKVELKTLDGVVDVVGTGGDGANIFNVSTASSFVVAAAGCTVAKHGNRAVSGKSGSADLLESAGVYLNLTPVQVARCIDNVGIGFMFAQSHHGAMKYAAGPRRDLGLRTLFNMLGPLTNPAGVKHQVVGVFTQALCRPLAEVLQRLGSKHVLVVHSQDGLDEFSLAAPTYVAELKNDQITEYWVQPEDLGMKSQSLFGLVVESPAASLELIRDALGRRKTEHGQKAAEMIVLNAGAALYAADHASSLKEGVALAHDALHTGLAREKLEELGAFTAVFKQENEG, encoded by the coding sequence ATGGATATCAAGACTGCCCTGAGCCGTATTGTCGGCCATCTGGACCTGAGCACCGACGAGATGCGCGATGTGATGCGCGAGATCATGACCGGTCAATGCACCGATGCGCAGATTGGCGCTTTCATGATGGCCATGCGCATGAAAAGCGAGAGCATCGACGAAATCGTCGGCGCAGTGTCGGTGATGCGCGAGTTGGCCGACAAGGTCGAGCTCAAGACCCTCGACGGTGTCGTGGATGTGGTGGGCACCGGCGGTGACGGTGCGAACATCTTCAACGTTTCCACGGCTTCTTCTTTCGTGGTCGCGGCAGCCGGCTGCACGGTCGCCAAGCATGGCAATCGCGCGGTGTCCGGCAAGAGCGGCAGCGCCGACCTGCTGGAGTCGGCCGGGGTCTACCTGAACCTGACTCCGGTCCAGGTGGCGCGCTGCATCGACAATGTCGGCATCGGCTTCATGTTTGCCCAGTCTCATCACGGCGCCATGAAATATGCCGCCGGCCCGCGTCGCGACCTTGGTCTGCGCACCCTGTTCAACATGCTTGGCCCGCTTACGAATCCGGCCGGCGTGAAACATCAGGTGGTGGGCGTGTTCACCCAGGCGTTGTGCCGGCCGTTGGCAGAGGTTTTGCAACGACTGGGCAGCAAGCATGTGCTGGTGGTGCATTCCCAGGATGGCCTGGACGAGTTCAGCCTGGCCGCGCCGACCTATGTGGCTGAGCTGAAGAATGACCAGATCACCGAGTACTGGGTGCAGCCCGAAGACCTGGGCATGAAGAGCCAGAGCCTGTTTGGCCTGGTGGTGGAAAGCCCGGCGGCGTCCCTGGAACTGATTCGCGATGCCCTGGGACGACGCAAGACCGAGCATGGCCAGAAGGCCGCCGAAATGATTGTGCTCAATGCCGGTGCGGCGCTGTATGCCGCCGATCATGCCAGCAGCCTTAAAGAGGGCGTGGCCCTGGCTCACGATGCCTTGCACACGGGCCTGGCCCGGGAAAAGCTTGAGGAACTGGGCGCCTTTACCGCGGTGTTCAAGCAGGAGAATGAAGGATGA
- the trpC gene encoding indole-3-glycerol phosphate synthase TrpC, producing MSVPTVLEKILARKVQEVAERSARVSLAELETLARAADAPRGFARALQEQVKLKQPAVIAEIKKASPSKGVIRENFVPADIAKSYEKGGATCLSVLTDVDFFQGADAYLQQARAASKLPVIRKDFMIDPYQIVEARALGADCVLLIVAALDDARMAELAAVAKGVGLDVLVEVHDGDELERALKTLDTPLVGINNRNLHTFDVDLETTLDLLPRIPRDRLVITESGILNRADVELMEISNVYSFLVGEAFMRAESPGSELQRLFFPERGLPVSGSTLD from the coding sequence ATGAGTGTGCCGACTGTTCTGGAAAAGATCCTCGCCCGCAAGGTGCAGGAGGTTGCCGAGCGTAGCGCGCGCGTCAGCCTGGCCGAGCTGGAAACGCTGGCGCGAGCCGCCGATGCCCCGCGCGGTTTCGCCAGGGCTCTGCAGGAGCAGGTCAAGCTCAAGCAACCGGCGGTGATCGCCGAGATCAAGAAGGCCTCACCCAGCAAAGGTGTGATCCGCGAGAACTTCGTTCCGGCCGACATCGCCAAGAGCTATGAGAAGGGCGGCGCGACCTGCCTGTCGGTGCTCACCGACGTCGACTTTTTCCAGGGGGCCGATGCTTACCTGCAGCAGGCTCGGGCGGCCAGCAAGTTGCCGGTTATCCGCAAGGATTTCATGATCGATCCCTATCAGATCGTCGAAGCCCGCGCCTTGGGGGCCGACTGTGTGCTGCTGATCGTCGCCGCGCTGGATGACGCGCGAATGGCTGAACTGGCCGCGGTGGCCAAGGGCGTTGGCCTGGATGTGCTGGTGGAAGTGCACGATGGCGACGAACTGGAGCGGGCACTGAAAACCCTCGACACGCCGTTGGTGGGGATCAACAACCGCAACCTGCACACGTTCGATGTCGATCTGGAAACCACCCTCGACCTGCTGCCGCGGATTCCCCGCGACCGCCTGGTGATTACCGAGAGCGGCATTCTCAATCGCGCCGATGTTGAGCTGATGGAAATCAGCAACGTCTATTCGTTCCTGGTGGGCGAGGCGTTCATGCGCGCCGAGAGCCCGGGCAGCGAACTGCAACGTCTGTTCTTCCCCGAGCGCGGCCTTCCGGTCAGCGGTTCGACCCTGGACTGA
- the erpA gene encoding iron-sulfur cluster insertion protein ErpA: protein MSVESFTPTALQFTQGAAHKVKTLVDEEGNDRLKLRVFVTGGGCSGFQYGFTFDEEVAEDDTIVEREGVSLVVDPMSFQYLAGAEVDYQEGLEGSRFVIKNPNATTTCGCGSSFSI, encoded by the coding sequence ATGAGCGTTGAATCCTTCACCCCCACGGCTTTGCAATTCACTCAAGGTGCAGCGCACAAGGTGAAGACCCTGGTCGACGAAGAGGGTAATGATCGCTTGAAGCTGCGCGTATTCGTTACGGGCGGCGGTTGTTCGGGGTTTCAGTACGGTTTCACTTTTGATGAGGAAGTGGCCGAGGATGACACCATCGTTGAGCGCGAGGGTGTGAGCCTGGTCGTGGACCCCATGAGTTTCCAGTACCTGGCCGGTGCCGAGGTGGACTATCAGGAAGGTCTGGAAGGTTCGCGTTTCGTGATCAAAAACCCCAATGCCACCACTACCTGTGGTTGCGGGTCATCGTTTTCGATCTGA
- a CDS encoding DUF805 domain-containing protein produces the protein MSETRYKIVFDGTLLPGVEKSTAQLNLAELFKSDAAAVERLFSGQRVELKRDLTQADAQRYLEALKNAGIDARIEAEHALDLNLDAVTHAPSPAPLSESPYAPPQATVGEALPQYATLNVFSFEGRIGRLRYLAWTLVLTVAMLAVIGVGAFFGILSAAVLNSSLLTGLGIIGGIVVFIGFIVVSIQISVQRLHDLGWSGWLWLLNFVPIVGSIFPLVLMVSPGSNVANRYGAPPPPNTTAVKVLSWMWVVLIVALIVAMVAGGLSSLEDRYSETSYSESADSASVDEDAEPADSAAAPVESEQE, from the coding sequence ATGAGCGAAACCCGCTACAAGATTGTTTTCGACGGCACGCTGCTGCCCGGCGTCGAGAAGTCCACCGCCCAACTGAACCTGGCCGAACTGTTCAAAAGCGATGCTGCCGCAGTGGAGCGTCTGTTCAGCGGTCAACGGGTAGAACTCAAACGCGATCTGACTCAGGCGGACGCCCAGCGTTACCTGGAAGCCCTGAAAAACGCCGGGATCGATGCCCGTATCGAAGCTGAACACGCCCTGGATCTGAACCTCGACGCGGTCACCCATGCCCCGAGCCCGGCCCCGCTCAGCGAGTCGCCCTACGCGCCGCCACAAGCCACGGTCGGCGAAGCTCTGCCGCAATACGCCACGCTCAATGTCTTCAGCTTCGAGGGCCGCATCGGCCGCCTGCGCTACCTGGCCTGGACCCTGGTCCTGACGGTCGCGATGCTGGCCGTGATCGGAGTCGGTGCGTTCTTCGGCATCCTTTCCGCCGCAGTGCTCAACTCCTCGCTTCTCACCGGACTGGGGATCATCGGCGGCATCGTGGTGTTCATCGGTTTCATCGTCGTCAGCATCCAGATCAGCGTGCAGCGCCTGCATGACCTGGGCTGGTCCGGATGGCTATGGTTGCTGAACTTCGTGCCGATCGTCGGCAGCATCTTCCCCCTGGTGCTGATGGTCAGTCCGGGCAGTAACGTCGCCAACCGCTACGGCGCCCCGCCACCGCCCAATACCACCGCAGTCAAAGTCCTGTCGTGGATGTGGGTGGTGCTGATCGTGGCGCTGATCGTTGCCATGGTGGCCGGCGGCCTGAGCTCGCTGGAAGATCGCTACAGCGAGACCAGCTACAGCGAAAGCGCCGACTCCGCCAGCGTTGACGAGGACGCAGAACCCGCCGACAGCGCCGCGGCCCCTGTAGAATCCGAGCAAGAATAA
- a CDS encoding aminodeoxychorismate/anthranilate synthase component II, translating into MLLMIDNYDSFTYNVVQYLGELGAEVKVVRNDELTVAEIEALKPERIVVSPGPCTPTEAGVSIEAIKYFAGKLPILGVCLGHQSIGQAFGGQVVRARQVMHGKTSPVFHRDLGVFSGLNLPLTVTRYHSLVVKRDSLPDCLEVTAWTQLEDGSVDEIMGLRHKTLNIEGVQFHPESILTEQGHELFANFLKQSGGTR; encoded by the coding sequence ATGTTGCTGATGATCGATAACTACGACTCCTTCACCTATAACGTCGTCCAGTACCTGGGCGAGTTGGGGGCCGAGGTGAAGGTGGTGCGCAACGACGAGCTGACCGTGGCGGAAATCGAGGCGCTCAAGCCTGAACGCATCGTGGTTTCGCCCGGCCCTTGCACGCCAACCGAAGCCGGTGTGTCCATCGAGGCGATCAAGTATTTTGCCGGCAAGCTGCCGATTCTCGGCGTGTGCCTGGGGCACCAGTCCATCGGCCAGGCCTTTGGCGGCCAGGTGGTGCGTGCCCGGCAAGTGATGCACGGCAAGACCAGCCCGGTGTTCCATCGTGACCTGGGGGTATTCAGCGGCCTGAACCTGCCGCTGACGGTGACCCGCTACCACTCGCTGGTGGTCAAGCGGGACAGCCTGCCCGACTGCCTTGAAGTCACCGCCTGGACCCAACTGGAAGACGGTTCCGTCGACGAGATCATGGGGCTGCGCCACAAGACGCTGAATATCGAGGGTGTGCAATTTCACCCCGAGTCTATTCTCACCGAGCAGGGCCACGAGCTGTTCGCCAACTTCCTCAAACAGAGCGGCGGCACGCGCTAA
- the coq7 gene encoding 2-polyprenyl-3-methyl-6-methoxy-1,4-benzoquinone monooxygenase, which produces MTTQRHYSPIDRLLLQADMAMRTLLPFSGQPYRPSPAIVQPEAQMSDEDTRHVAGLMRINHTGEVCAQALYQGQALTAKLPQVRQAMEHAAEEEIDHLAWCEQRIRQLGSHPSVLNPLFYGLSFGIGAAAGLISDKVSLGFVAATEDQVCKHLNEHLEQLPAEDEKSRAILEQMRIDEEHHAETALEAGGFRFPAPVKFGMSLLAKVMTKSTYRI; this is translated from the coding sequence ATGACTACCCAACGTCACTACTCGCCGATCGACCGCCTGCTGCTGCAAGCCGATATGGCCATGCGCACGCTGCTGCCTTTCAGTGGCCAACCTTATCGCCCGTCGCCGGCCATCGTGCAGCCGGAAGCGCAGATGAGTGACGAGGACACCCGGCACGTCGCCGGTCTGATGCGCATCAACCACACCGGGGAAGTCTGTGCCCAGGCGCTGTATCAGGGCCAGGCGCTGACCGCCAAGCTGCCTCAGGTACGCCAGGCCATGGAACATGCCGCCGAAGAAGAAATCGATCACCTGGCCTGGTGCGAGCAACGCATCCGTCAGTTGGGCAGCCATCCCAGCGTCCTCAATCCGTTGTTCTACGGTCTGTCGTTCGGCATCGGCGCGGCGGCCGGCCTGATCAGCGACAAGGTCAGCCTGGGCTTCGTCGCCGCCACCGAAGATCAGGTTTGCAAGCACCTGAACGAGCACCTGGAACAACTCCCGGCCGAGGACGAAAAGTCCCGAGCCATTCTCGAGCAGATGCGCATCGACGAAGAACACCACGCCGAAACCGCCCTTGAAGCCGGCGGCTTTCGCTTCCCGGCACCGGTCAAGTTCGGCATGAGCCTGTTGGCCAAGGTCATGACCAAGAGCACCTACCGGATCTGA
- a CDS encoding biotin/lipoate A/B protein ligase family protein yields MTQPLALTVEAGLQAEQDLLALVCAGEQEFGLLFWQPSDRALVMPRRLSRLPGFEQACQASAANGWPVLLRETGGEPVPQSAATVNIALVYAPPRSEGDQGRIETAYRRLCQPICDLLTELGGKPSLGEVDGAFCDGRFNVNLDGRKLVGTAQRWRQSKGGQRPVGLVHGALLLDNERASMVGAVNTFNQACGLEQRCRAESHIALHEAFAAPDAIGRLDSLYREMLQGFLPG; encoded by the coding sequence ATGACTCAACCCCTTGCCTTGACCGTCGAAGCCGGCCTGCAGGCCGAGCAGGATCTGCTGGCGCTGGTGTGCGCTGGCGAGCAGGAGTTTGGCCTGCTGTTCTGGCAGCCCAGTGACCGCGCGCTGGTAATGCCGCGGCGCCTGAGTCGCCTGCCCGGGTTCGAGCAGGCTTGCCAGGCGTCGGCCGCCAATGGCTGGCCGGTGCTGCTGCGGGAAACCGGCGGTGAGCCGGTGCCGCAGTCGGCGGCCACGGTGAACATTGCGCTGGTCTATGCGCCGCCGCGTAGCGAGGGGGATCAGGGGCGGATCGAAACCGCCTATCGACGGTTGTGCCAGCCGATTTGCGACCTGCTCACCGAGCTGGGGGGCAAGCCGTCATTGGGGGAGGTGGACGGAGCGTTCTGCGATGGGCGGTTCAACGTCAATCTGGACGGTCGCAAGCTGGTCGGCACCGCCCAGCGCTGGCGCCAGAGCAAGGGCGGGCAGCGGCCGGTCGGGCTGGTGCATGGAGCCTTGTTGCTGGATAACGAGCGCGCCTCGATGGTGGGGGCGGTCAATACCTTCAATCAGGCCTGCGGCCTGGAACAGCGTTGCCGGGCCGAGAGCCATATCGCCTTGCATGAGGCTTTTGCCGCTCCCGATGCCATCGGCCGGCTGGACAGTCTCTACCGAGAGATGCTCCAGGGCTTCCTGCCCGGCTAG
- a CDS encoding SDR family NAD(P)-dependent oxidoreductase produces MTRYALITGASSGIGLALAEALARRGRNLLLVARQRDQLESIALELTQRFGVEVLFRACDLGEPLRLSGFLLELEEGERQIDLLVNCAGIGTCGPFLAQDWMTEQDLIEVNILALTRLCHALGNSMALLGGGQILNVASVAAFYPGPWMSTYYASKAYVLHFSEGLREELKKCAVKVSVLCPGPTRTGFFRTAQMDTQKLNDSKLLMSPEEVALYAVRALEKNRAIIIPGRLNRWMAFSSRLGSRWLTRKIVGYVNRAYCPR; encoded by the coding sequence ATGACCCGTTACGCTCTGATCACCGGTGCTTCCAGCGGCATAGGCCTGGCCCTGGCCGAAGCACTGGCCCGGCGTGGGCGCAACCTGCTTCTGGTGGCCCGCCAGCGTGATCAGCTGGAAAGCATCGCCCTGGAGCTGACCCAGCGCTTTGGTGTCGAAGTGTTGTTTCGCGCCTGCGACCTGGGCGAGCCCCTGCGCCTGTCCGGCTTCCTGCTGGAGCTGGAAGAAGGCGAGCGCCAGATCGACCTGCTGGTCAATTGCGCTGGCATCGGCACTTGCGGCCCCTTCCTGGCCCAGGACTGGATGACCGAACAGGACCTGATCGAGGTCAACATCCTGGCCCTGACCCGCCTGTGTCATGCCCTGGGTAACAGCATGGCGCTGCTGGGCGGCGGGCAGATTCTCAACGTCGCCTCGGTAGCCGCCTTCTATCCCGGCCCGTGGATGAGCACCTATTACGCCAGCAAGGCCTATGTCCTGCACTTTTCCGAGGGCCTGCGCGAAGAACTGAAAAAATGCGCAGTCAAAGTCTCGGTGCTGTGCCCCGGTCCGACTCGCACGGGCTTTTTCCGCACGGCACAAATGGATACTCAAAAGCTCAACGACAGCAAACTGCTCATGAGCCCCGAGGAAGTGGCCCTGTACGCGGTCCGCGCGCTGGAGAAGAACCGCGCCATCATCATTCCCGGCCGGCTCAATCGCTGGATGGCGTTCAGCAGCCGCCTGGGCTCGCGCTGGCTGACCCGCAAGATCGTCGGTTACGTCAATCGGGCCTATTGCCCACGTTAG
- the argC gene encoding N-acetyl-gamma-glutamyl-phosphate reductase — protein MVKVGIVGGTGYTGVELLRLLAQHPQARVEVITSRSEAGLAVADMYPNLRGHYDGLAFSVPDIATLGACDVVFFATPHGVAHALAGELLAAGTKVIDLSADFRLQDADEWAKWYGQPHGAPELLEEAVYGLPEVNREQIKQARLIAVPGCYPTATQLGFLPLLEAGLADASRLIADCKSGVSGAGRGASVGSLYSETSESMKAYAVKGHRHLPEIRQGLRRAAGKDVGLTFVPHLTPMIRGIHSTLYSTVVDRSVDLQALFEKRYANEPFVDVMPAGSHPETRSVRGANVCRIAVHRPQDGDLVVVLSVIDNLVKGASGQAVQNLNILFGLDERLGLSHAGMLP, from the coding sequence ATGGTCAAGGTCGGTATCGTCGGCGGCACGGGTTACACCGGTGTCGAACTGCTGCGTCTGTTGGCACAGCATCCGCAAGCGCGAGTGGAGGTCATCACTTCGCGATCCGAAGCCGGCCTGGCCGTCGCCGACATGTACCCCAACCTGCGCGGTCACTATGACGGACTGGCCTTTAGCGTGCCGGACATCGCGACCCTGGGGGCCTGCGATGTGGTGTTCTTCGCCACGCCTCACGGGGTGGCCCATGCCCTGGCCGGGGAATTGCTGGCGGCGGGAACCAAGGTCATCGACCTGTCGGCGGACTTCCGTCTGCAGGACGCCGATGAGTGGGCCAAGTGGTACGGCCAGCCCCACGGCGCTCCCGAACTGCTGGAGGAGGCGGTCTACGGGTTGCCTGAAGTCAATCGCGAGCAGATCAAGCAGGCTCGGCTGATCGCTGTTCCGGGCTGCTATCCAACCGCCACCCAGCTGGGCTTCCTGCCGCTGCTGGAAGCGGGTCTTGCTGATGCGTCCCGTCTGATCGCCGACTGCAAGTCAGGTGTCAGTGGTGCCGGCCGCGGTGCCAGCGTGGGTTCGTTGTATTCGGAAACCTCTGAAAGCATGAAGGCCTACGCGGTCAAAGGGCATCGTCACTTGCCGGAAATCCGCCAGGGCTTGCGGCGGGCGGCGGGCAAGGATGTGGGTCTGACCTTCGTTCCGCATTTGACCCCGATGATTCGTGGTATTCACTCGACGCTCTACTCGACCGTGGTGGACCGTTCGGTTGATTTGCAGGCGTTGTTCGAGAAGCGTTATGCCAATGAGCCTTTTGTCGATGTGATGCCCGCGGGCAGTCATCCTGAAACCCGCAGCGTGCGTGGCGCCAACGTGTGTCGGATCGCCGTGCATCGTCCGCAGGACGGTGATCTGGTGGTGGTGCTGTCGGTCATCGACAACCTGGTCAAGGGCGCTTCTGGCCAGGCGGTGCAAAACCTCAACATTCTCTTTGGCCTGGATGAGCGTCTGGGTCTGTCTCACGCGGGCATGCTGCCTTAG
- a CDS encoding histidine triad nucleotide-binding protein, which translates to MDTLFTKIINREIPAKIIYEDDQVLAFHDIAPQAPVHFLVIPKKPIRTLNDLTEDDKALAGHILFTAQRLAKEQGCEDGFRVVMNCNELGGQTVYHIHMHVLGQRQMNWPPG; encoded by the coding sequence GTGGATACTCTGTTCACCAAGATCATCAACAGAGAAATACCCGCGAAGATCATCTACGAGGACGACCAGGTTCTGGCCTTCCACGACATCGCCCCGCAAGCGCCGGTGCACTTCCTGGTGATTCCGAAAAAGCCCATCCGCACCCTCAACGATCTCACCGAGGACGACAAGGCGCTGGCCGGACACATTTTGTTCACCGCCCAGCGACTGGCCAAGGAACAAGGCTGTGAAGACGGCTTCCGAGTGGTGATGAACTGCAATGAGCTGGGCGGCCAGACCGTCTACCACATTCACATGCATGTGCTGGGTCAACGTCAGATGAACTGGCCTCCGGGCTGA
- a CDS encoding OsmC family protein produces MKARIQWAGEAMFLGESGSGHVVVMDGPPEAGGRNLGVRPMEMLLLGVGGCSNFDVVSILKKSRQAVESCEAFLDAERATEDPKVFTKIHMHFVVKGRGLKEAQVKRAIELSAEKYCSASIMLGAAGVAITHDYEIVELG; encoded by the coding sequence ATGAAGGCACGCATCCAATGGGCTGGCGAAGCCATGTTCCTCGGTGAGTCGGGCAGCGGTCATGTCGTGGTGATGGACGGCCCACCAGAAGCCGGTGGACGTAATCTGGGTGTTCGCCCCATGGAAATGCTCCTGCTGGGCGTGGGCGGTTGCAGCAACTTCGACGTGGTCAGCATCCTGAAGAAGTCACGTCAGGCCGTGGAAAGCTGTGAGGCCTTCCTCGACGCCGAGCGCGCGACCGAGGATCCCAAGGTCTTCACCAAGATTCACATGCACTTCGTGGTCAAGGGGCGGGGCTTGAAAGAAGCCCAGGTCAAGCGCGCCATCGAACTGTCGGCGGAGAAATACTGCTCGGCCTCGATCATGCTCGGCGCCGCCGGTGTGGCCATCACTCACGATTACGAAATCGTCGAGCTCGGCTGA
- the hemJ gene encoding protoporphyrinogen oxidase HemJ yields the protein MLYLWLKAFHIVSVVCWFAGLFYLPRLFVYHAQSEDNVSRERFCLMERKLYRFIMGPAMIATLIFGIWLISLNPSAYFGQGGWMHAKLTLVVILIGYHHMCGAQVKRFARGENTRSHVFYRWFNEVPVLLLLAIVILVVVRPF from the coding sequence ATGCTCTATCTATGGCTCAAAGCCTTTCATATCGTCAGCGTGGTCTGCTGGTTTGCCGGCCTGTTCTACCTGCCACGCCTGTTCGTCTATCACGCCCAAAGCGAAGACAACGTCAGCCGCGAACGCTTCTGCCTGATGGAGCGCAAGCTGTACCGCTTCATCATGGGCCCGGCGATGATCGCGACGCTGATCTTCGGCATCTGGCTGATCAGCCTCAACCCCAGCGCCTACTTCGGCCAGGGTGGCTGGATGCACGCCAAGCTGACCCTGGTGGTGATCCTGATCGGTTATCACCACATGTGCGGCGCGCAAGTGAAGCGCTTCGCCCGTGGCGAGAACACCCGCAGCCATGTCTTTTATCGCTGGTTCAATGAAGTACCGGTTCTGCTATTGCTGGCTATCGTAATTTTGGTCGTTGTCAGGCCGTTCTAA
- a CDS encoding nitronate monooxygenase family protein, with amino-acid sequence MSLPVLLEQHLRLPLVAAPMFLISNPELVLACCRNGLVGSFPALNQRESSGFKAWLEEIETGLGTLENPAPYAVNLIVHNSNPRLQADLQICIEHKVPIVITSLGAVKEVVDAVHSYGGLVFHDVTTRRHAEKAAEAGVDGLIAVAAGAGGHAGTWSPFALIAEIRQFFDKTLLLAGCLNRGHEILAAQLLGADLAYLGTRFIGTRESHAPDAYKEMLLSSRAADIVHTAAVSGVPASFMRQSLENAGFDLAALQGKGDINFGSKLKPISDEAKAWKTVWSAGQGVGEIDDLPSIDQLIARLDSEYRAAQARAAQLGNRWPR; translated from the coding sequence ATGTCACTGCCCGTTCTGCTCGAGCAACACCTGCGCCTGCCTCTGGTGGCGGCGCCGATGTTCCTGATCTCCAACCCTGAACTGGTCCTGGCCTGTTGTCGCAATGGCTTGGTCGGCAGCTTCCCGGCCCTGAACCAGCGCGAAAGCAGTGGCTTCAAGGCCTGGCTCGAAGAGATCGAGACGGGGCTGGGCACATTGGAGAACCCTGCCCCCTACGCAGTGAACCTGATCGTGCACAACAGCAATCCGCGCCTGCAGGCCGATCTGCAGATCTGCATCGAGCACAAAGTGCCGATCGTCATCACCAGCCTGGGAGCGGTCAAGGAAGTCGTGGACGCCGTACACAGCTACGGCGGCCTGGTGTTTCATGACGTGACCACGCGCCGGCACGCGGAGAAAGCCGCAGAAGCCGGAGTCGATGGCCTGATCGCGGTCGCCGCGGGCGCCGGCGGGCACGCGGGCACCTGGAGCCCCTTCGCCCTCATTGCCGAAATCCGCCAGTTCTTCGACAAGACCCTGCTGCTGGCCGGCTGCCTGAACCGCGGCCACGAGATTCTCGCCGCTCAATTGCTCGGTGCCGACCTGGCGTATCTGGGCACGCGCTTTATCGGCACTCGCGAAAGTCACGCGCCGGACGCCTACAAGGAGATGCTGCTCAGTTCCCGCGCTGCGGACATCGTGCACACCGCCGCCGTGTCCGGGGTGCCCGCCAGCTTCATGCGCCAAAGCCTGGAAAATGCCGGTTTCGACCTGGCAGCCCTGCAAGGCAAGGGCGACATCAACTTCGGTTCCAAGCTCAAGCCCATCAGCGACGAGGCCAAGGCCTGGAAAACCGTATGGTCTGCCGGCCAAGGCGTAGGCGAAATCGATGACCTGCCCAGCATCGATCAATTGATCGCCCGCCTGGACAGCGAATACCGGGCCGCCCAGGCACGCGCCGCGCAGCTGGGCAATCGCTGGCCGCGTTAA